One window from the genome of Paracoccus marcusii encodes:
- a CDS encoding extracellular solute-binding protein: protein MTRIDRRGLLRGAAATAGVALASPYLARGAMAQGAGQVNIFAWAGYLNDEILGAFQEATGITPNFTPYGTNDELLNQLRANNGAGFDLIWPTVDRVPNYVEFGLIQPLDESRIEVAKVLPSAWENSVNLGAVVDGKRYQVPTDWGTEAIAFDTEQNPLEYGTASYGDLWKDGAQATVRGHSSLIGLGLWLEAEGKLPRPLLDAFTDPDAQIEIFDVILAEAIARKGNIIQFWTNENEAQGAFRVNGATVGQTWDSTAAALASEGLPVGFIAPKEGALAWMEGLSIPTGAANLDGAYAFINWFLTPEAGAMYTNATKINSTAVGSDQLTSDEAKAFFAAAYPGDALEKLWWWPIQESWYITKRNEYQDRFLSA, encoded by the coding sequence ATGACACGGATCGACCGACGCGGCCTTCTGCGCGGGGCTGCGGCCACGGCTGGCGTGGCACTGGCCTCTCCCTATCTGGCGCGCGGCGCCATGGCGCAGGGTGCGGGGCAGGTGAACATCTTTGCCTGGGCCGGCTATCTGAACGACGAGATCCTGGGCGCCTTTCAGGAGGCCACGGGCATCACCCCGAATTTCACCCCCTATGGCACCAACGACGAGCTGCTGAACCAGCTGCGTGCCAACAACGGCGCCGGGTTCGACCTGATCTGGCCGACCGTCGACCGCGTCCCGAACTATGTCGAGTTCGGCCTGATCCAGCCGCTGGACGAATCGCGCATCGAGGTCGCCAAGGTCCTGCCCAGTGCATGGGAGAACTCGGTCAACCTGGGCGCGGTCGTGGACGGCAAGCGGTACCAGGTGCCGACCGACTGGGGCACCGAGGCGATCGCCTTTGATACCGAACAGAACCCGCTGGAATACGGCACCGCGTCCTATGGCGATCTGTGGAAGGACGGCGCGCAGGCGACCGTGCGCGGGCATTCCTCGCTGATCGGCCTGGGCCTGTGGCTGGAGGCCGAGGGCAAGCTGCCGCGGCCGCTGCTGGATGCGTTCACCGATCCCGATGCGCAGATCGAGATCTTCGACGTGATCCTGGCCGAGGCCATCGCGCGCAAGGGCAACATCATCCAGTTCTGGACCAACGAGAACGAGGCCCAGGGCGCGTTCCGCGTCAACGGCGCCACCGTGGGCCAGACCTGGGATTCGACCGCGGCCGCCCTGGCGTCCGAAGGTCTGCCCGTGGGCTTCATCGCGCCCAAGGAAGGCGCGCTGGCCTGGATGGAGGGTCTGTCGATCCCGACGGGGGCGGCGAACCTGGACGGCGCCTATGCCTTCATCAACTGGTTCCTGACGCCCGAGGCCGGCGCGATGTACACCAACGCGACCAAGATCAACTCGACCGCGGTGGGCTCCGATCAGCTGACCTCGGACGAGGCCAAGGCCTTCTTCGCCGCCGCCTATCCGGGCGACGCGCTGGAGAAACTGTGGTGGTGGCCGATCCAGGAAAGCTGGTACATCACCAAGCGCAACGAGTATCAGGACCGCTTCCTGTCGGCCTGA
- a CDS encoding nucleoside/nucleotide kinase family protein has translation MTTDLPDLRERLRAMARGPGRTMIALAGPPGAGKSHVTDALLADLPGAALLPMDGYHLDDRLLSARGDLPRKGAHWTFDLDGFAVMLDRLAADDGRDVLVPVFDRDLEISRAAAREIPASARLILVEGNYLLLDRPGWRDLGRHFALTVMLDVPQAVLRARLTARWRDLPPDQARAKLEANDLPNMELVLTASRAPDLILPNG, from the coding sequence ATGACGACAGATCTTCCCGACCTGAGAGAGCGCCTGCGGGCCATGGCCCGCGGCCCCGGCCGGACCATGATCGCCCTGGCGGGCCCTCCGGGCGCTGGCAAGAGCCATGTCACCGATGCGCTTCTGGCCGATCTGCCGGGGGCGGCGCTGCTGCCGATGGACGGGTATCACCTGGACGACCGGCTGCTGTCGGCACGCGGCGATCTGCCGCGCAAGGGGGCGCACTGGACGTTCGACCTGGACGGCTTTGCGGTCATGCTGGACCGGCTGGCCGCCGATGACGGCCGCGACGTGCTGGTCCCCGTCTTCGACCGTGACCTGGAGATCAGCCGCGCCGCCGCGCGTGAGATCCCCGCCAGCGCCCGGCTGATCCTGGTCGAGGGGAACTATCTGCTGCTGGACCGGCCCGGCTGGCGCGACCTGGGGCGTCATTTCGCGCTGACCGTGATGCTGGACGTGCCGCAGGCGGTGCTGCGGGCCCGCCTGACGGCCCGCTGGCGCGACCTGCCCCCCGATCAGGCCCGCGCCAAGCTGGAGGCCAACGACCTGCCCAACATGGAGCTGGTGCTGACCGCCAGCCGTGCGCCCGACCTGATCCTGCCGAACGGCTAG
- a CDS encoding response regulator — protein MNRPKAPLSILVVEDEFIIAMDIEMMIEDAGHQVLAVASSLQDVMALPTDKAPDVALVDMQLARGSTGLQVNSAIQKQWPDTIVVFVTANPKKIPDDFDGAHGVIAKPFSSAGFVAALKYLEEGVCDPPPVSPEPGSFVASPAFAAQWGVSPGER, from the coding sequence ATGAACCGCCCCAAGGCGCCGCTGTCGATCCTCGTGGTCGAGGATGAGTTCATCATCGCGATGGACATCGAGATGATGATCGAGGATGCCGGCCATCAGGTACTGGCCGTGGCATCTTCGCTGCAGGACGTGATGGCGCTGCCCACGGACAAGGCCCCGGACGTCGCGCTGGTCGACATGCAGCTGGCACGCGGCAGTACCGGCCTGCAGGTCAACAGCGCCATCCAGAAGCAGTGGCCCGACACCATCGTGGTCTTTGTCACGGCCAACCCGAAGAAGATCCCCGACGATTTCGACGGCGCGCATGGCGTCATCGCCAAGCCGTTCTCATCGGCGGGGTTCGTCGCCGCGCTGAAATATCTGGAGGAGGGCGTGTGCGATCCGCCCCCCGTGTCGCCCGAACCCGGCAGCTTCGTGGCCTCGCCCGCCTTCGCCGCGCAATGGGGCGTCAGTCCAGGGGAGCGGTGA
- a CDS encoding PepSY domain-containing protein encodes MTRAPNPLILVLALMAPLAALPQPAPPPDPWATSFQPQPFHRMAEAVTARYDGRLVAAETRPPRPAERAAGVELIYEFRLLTTQRNILNIRVDARTGRFLEVAGRGQLEARRAPRTQD; translated from the coding sequence ATGACACGTGCCCCGAATCCTCTGATCCTGGTCTTGGCCCTGATGGCGCCGCTGGCGGCCCTGCCTCAGCCAGCTCCCCCGCCGGACCCCTGGGCCACCAGCTTTCAGCCGCAACCGTTCCACCGCATGGCCGAGGCGGTCACCGCGCGCTATGACGGCCGCCTGGTCGCGGCCGAGACGCGCCCGCCCCGCCCCGCCGAACGCGCCGCGGGGGTCGAGCTGATCTATGAGTTCCGCCTGCTGACCACGCAGCGCAACATCCTCAATATCCGCGTGGACGCCCGCACCGGGCGTTTCCTGGAAGTGGCCGGACGCGGCCAGCTGGAGGCGCGCCGCGCGCCCCGCACCCAAGACTGA
- a CDS encoding histidine kinase dimerization/phosphoacceptor domain -containing protein, protein MSTALPNPADARDLTACDREPIHVPGSIQAHGHLLIVDPGDGRIVGAAGRADGLTRDMIGQTLSQALGGVLRNAIDDLPDIGPVPLAPVMIDGASWDLLAYRSGAHVVIEMLPALDQPPLDARFLGRMQALDAVLERASSLPDLMRNAAGVFRQLTGHARVMIYRFIDDEAGAVVGESRAEGMGTFMNHHFPASDIPRQARALYVRNRVRVIADVHAPVQPITGSVPGIEAIDLSDSMLRSVSPVHLHYLRNMGVGASASMSIIKDGALWGLVACHHPEPRDLSLATRLACQSLADSLARQIRLREETVLYRERIRLRAHEDTVLARLGPDDQLDQFFAQSAGPLAELVGADGFAAVQGSELFSSGSCPDPAALRHLADHVRQSAAITPFVSSNLERVIPAAAAYRDVASGMLSVTMSTEVPTILMWFRAEKLQVVTWAGNPHKDVPTVPGATLEPRASFAAWSDEVRGKSRPWTAAEVEAASRLVRLMLEARSSRRIRRLNAELSITLRENESLIQQKEFLLREVNHRVQNSLALVASFLRMQGRGADPLVRTQLDEAQSRLSAVSLVHRRLYQDDSAQIVDLAIYLDDLLRDMKSSLDPAWADAIQTEFAPILVSADRAVSIGLLTNEIVANAIKYAYDGQPGPVSVVLSQTRNGMLLSVTDNGVGSDGSIKGTGFGMRMVASLVEQLGGKLQSDTNAPGLRVVITAPLD, encoded by the coding sequence ATGTCCACAGCCCTGCCCAACCCTGCCGATGCCCGTGATCTGACTGCCTGCGACCGCGAACCGATCCATGTTCCCGGATCGATCCAGGCGCATGGCCACCTTCTGATCGTCGACCCGGGCGACGGCCGGATCGTCGGCGCCGCGGGACGCGCCGACGGCCTGACGCGCGACATGATCGGCCAGACCCTGTCGCAGGCGCTTGGCGGCGTGCTGCGCAATGCAATCGACGATCTGCCCGATATTGGTCCCGTTCCCCTGGCACCCGTGATGATCGACGGGGCATCCTGGGACCTGCTGGCCTATCGCAGCGGCGCGCATGTCGTGATCGAGATGCTGCCCGCGCTGGATCAGCCGCCGCTGGATGCACGTTTCCTGGGCCGGATGCAGGCGCTGGACGCGGTGCTGGAGCGGGCGTCGTCCCTGCCCGACCTGATGCGGAACGCGGCGGGCGTGTTCCGCCAGCTGACCGGCCACGCGCGGGTGATGATCTATCGCTTCATCGACGACGAGGCCGGGGCCGTGGTGGGCGAAAGCCGTGCCGAGGGCATGGGCACGTTCATGAACCACCATTTCCCGGCATCCGACATTCCCCGCCAGGCGCGCGCCCTCTACGTGCGCAACCGCGTGCGGGTCATCGCCGACGTGCATGCCCCGGTCCAGCCGATCACCGGCAGCGTTCCCGGGATCGAGGCCATCGACCTCAGCGATTCGATGCTGCGCAGCGTCTCTCCGGTGCACCTGCATTATCTGCGCAACATGGGGGTGGGTGCATCGGCGTCGATGTCGATCATCAAGGACGGGGCGCTTTGGGGTCTTGTCGCCTGCCACCACCCCGAACCGCGCGACCTGTCGCTGGCCACGCGTCTGGCCTGCCAGTCCCTGGCCGACAGCCTGGCCCGCCAGATCCGCCTGCGCGAGGAGACGGTGCTGTACCGTGAACGCATCCGGCTGCGCGCGCACGAGGATACCGTGCTGGCCCGTCTTGGTCCTGACGACCAGCTGGACCAGTTCTTCGCGCAATCCGCGGGACCGCTGGCCGAGCTGGTGGGCGCCGACGGCTTTGCCGCCGTTCAGGGCAGCGAGCTGTTCTCGTCGGGCAGCTGCCCCGATCCGGCGGCGCTGCGCCATCTGGCCGACCATGTGCGCCAGTCGGCGGCGATCACCCCCTTTGTCAGTTCCAACCTGGAACGCGTCATCCCTGCGGCGGCGGCCTATCGCGACGTTGCCAGCGGCATGCTGTCGGTCACCATGTCGACCGAGGTGCCGACGATCCTGATGTGGTTCCGCGCCGAAAAGCTGCAGGTCGTGACCTGGGCCGGCAACCCGCACAAGGACGTCCCCACGGTCCCCGGCGCCACGCTGGAGCCGCGCGCATCCTTTGCGGCCTGGTCCGACGAGGTGCGCGGCAAGTCGCGCCCCTGGACCGCCGCCGAGGTCGAGGCCGCCAGCCGCCTGGTTCGCCTGATGCTGGAGGCGCGCAGCTCGCGGCGCATCCGCCGGCTGAACGCCGAACTGTCCATCACGCTGCGCGAGAACGAGAGCCTGATCCAGCAAAAGGAATTCCTGCTGCGCGAGGTCAACCACCGCGTCCAGAACAGCCTGGCCCTGGTGGCATCCTTCCTGCGCATGCAGGGCCGCGGCGCCGACCCCCTGGTCCGCACCCAGCTGGACGAGGCGCAAAGCCGACTGTCGGCCGTCAGTCTGGTCCATCGCCGCCTTTATCAGGACGACAGCGCCCAGATCGTGGACCTGGCGATCTATCTGGACGACCTGCTGCGCGACATGAAATCGTCGCTGGACCCGGCATGGGCCGACGCGATCCAGACCGAATTCGCGCCCATCCTGGTATCAGCGGATCGTGCGGTCAGCATCGGCCTGCTGACCAACGAGATCGTCGCGAATGCGATCAAGTATGCCTACGATGGCCAGCCCGGCCCGGTGTCGGTCGTGCTGTCGCAGACGCGCAACGGGATGCTGTTGTCCGTGACCGACAACGGCGTGGGGTCGGACGGGTCCATCAAGGGCACCGGCTTTGGCATGCGGATGGTGGCGTCGCTGGTCGAGCAGCTGGGCGGCAAGTTGCAGTCGGACACGAATGCGCCCGGTCTGCGGGTGGTGATCACCGCTCCCCTGGACTGA
- a CDS encoding PAS domain-containing protein: protein MDERDDWHLTEALHHEHGRGDPFAAAVRATRMPMIITNPSLPDNPIVFANDAFQRLTGYDRDELMGRNCRFLQGSQTDQDTIRRLREAVENGTDISVDILNYRKDGTSFWNALYLSPVRDDAGRIRFFFASQLDVTDRIDVQSRMAREKSRVEAEVTRRVAELRDSLDAQRLLLHEVDHRVKNNMTMIGSILRLQLREAADSDTADMLRAMMTRIDALATVHRHLYQSDDVTRFDIGSYAVNLASDLTQSRADCDIRIRADLGRAEVPAGQAAAIGLIVNEILAHMIRPENVAKGQVFDISSRTTPARVELSIGFGPPGQGDAEADPVYSPSGVNEQIISRLAAQTRTRVAWSRTDQGSIQVSVVIDKEIP from the coding sequence GTGGACGAACGGGACGACTGGCACCTGACCGAGGCGCTGCATCATGAACACGGACGCGGCGATCCCTTCGCGGCCGCGGTGCGGGCAACGCGCATGCCGATGATCATCACCAACCCCAGCCTGCCCGACAATCCCATCGTCTTTGCCAATGACGCGTTCCAGCGCCTGACCGGGTACGACCGCGACGAGCTGATGGGTCGCAACTGCCGGTTCCTGCAGGGGTCGCAGACAGACCAGGACACGATCCGCCGCCTGCGCGAGGCGGTCGAGAACGGGACCGACATCTCGGTCGATATTTTGAACTATCGCAAGGACGGGACGTCGTTCTGGAACGCGCTGTATCTCAGCCCGGTGCGCGACGATGCGGGCCGTATCCGGTTCTTCTTTGCCTCGCAGCTGGACGTCACCGACCGGATCGACGTGCAGTCCCGCATGGCGCGCGAGAAATCGCGGGTCGAGGCCGAGGTGACCCGCCGCGTCGCCGAACTGCGCGATTCGCTGGATGCACAGCGTCTGCTGCTGCACGAGGTCGATCACCGCGTGAAGAATAACATGACCATGATCGGGTCGATCCTGCGCCTGCAGCTGCGCGAGGCGGCGGACAGCGACACGGCCGACATGCTGCGCGCGATGATGACCCGGATCGACGCCTTGGCCACGGTGCATCGCCACCTGTACCAGTCCGACGACGTGACGCGGTTCGACATCGGATCCTACGCCGTCAACCTTGCCTCCGACCTGACGCAAAGCCGGGCCGATTGCGACATCCGCATCCGCGCCGATCTGGGCCGGGCCGAGGTGCCTGCGGGGCAGGCGGCGGCGATCGGGCTGATCGTGAACGAGATCCTGGCGCACATGATCCGCCCCGAGAACGTCGCGAAGGGCCAGGTCTTCGACATCTCGTCGCGGACGACGCCCGCGCGGGTCGAGCTGTCCATCGGCTTCGGACCTCCGGGCCAGGGGGACGCCGAGGCCGATCCGGTCTATTCGCCGTCCGGGGTGAACGAACAGATCATCTCTCGGCTTGCCGCACAGACACGAACGCGCGTGGCCTGGTCCAGGACCGATCAGGGGTCGATCCAGGTCAGCGTCGTCATCGACAAGGAAATTCCATGA
- a CDS encoding ABC transporter ATP-binding protein → MSHSVELAGIGMTFGTTRAVSDVSFKVEAGEFFSILGPSGCGKTTILRMIAGFIEPTEGRVLIGDRDMKGLGPNQRPTAMIFQSLALFPLMSVRDNIAFGLEARGVGRAERRAKADDLLRLIALEGYGDRMPGELSGGQRQRVAIARALAVEPGVLLLDEPLSALDLKLRQHMRAELRALQKRTGVTFIYITHDQSEALAMSDRVAVMSAGLLQQVATPRELYDNPATPFVARFVGETNAIPGRITDVQAGTARIETDLGPLTGRAGQGAAPGVQGTIYVRPEALVPGIGQNPLQAQIERVDFEGSFALVHGRFDGGTALTASVPSTRLADAPVPGSRAGFGFDAGHAVVLGDG, encoded by the coding sequence ATGTCCCATTCGGTCGAACTTGCCGGCATCGGCATGACTTTTGGCACCACCCGCGCCGTCAGCGATGTCAGCTTCAAGGTCGAGGCCGGAGAGTTCTTCTCCATCCTGGGGCCGTCGGGCTGCGGCAAGACCACGATCCTGCGCATGATCGCGGGCTTCATAGAGCCGACCGAGGGGCGCGTGCTGATCGGCGACCGGGACATGAAGGGGCTGGGCCCCAACCAGCGCCCGACCGCGATGATCTTTCAGTCGCTGGCCCTGTTCCCGCTGATGTCGGTGCGTGACAACATCGCCTTCGGCCTGGAGGCCCGCGGGGTCGGCCGCGCCGAACGCCGGGCCAAGGCAGACGACCTGCTGCGCCTGATCGCGCTGGAGGGATACGGCGACCGCATGCCGGGCGAACTGTCCGGCGGCCAGCGTCAGCGCGTGGCCATCGCCCGCGCCTTGGCCGTGGAACCGGGTGTCCTGCTGCTGGACGAACCGCTGTCCGCGCTGGACCTGAAGCTGCGCCAGCACATGCGCGCCGAACTGCGCGCGCTCCAGAAGCGCACGGGCGTCACCTTCATCTATATCACCCACGACCAGTCCGAGGCGCTGGCCATGTCCGACCGCGTCGCCGTGATGTCGGCGGGTCTCTTGCAGCAGGTCGCCACGCCCCGAGAGCTGTACGACAACCCCGCCACGCCCTTCGTGGCCCGCTTCGTGGGCGAGACGAACGCCATTCCCGGCCGCATCACCGACGTGCAGGCCGGCACCGCCCGGATCGAGACCGACCTGGGGCCGCTGACCGGTCGCGCGGGACAGGGTGCCGCGCCGGGCGTGCAGGGCACGATCTATGTCCGCCCCGAGGCGCTGGTGCCCGGTATCGGCCAAAACCCCCTGCAGGCGCAGATCGAGCGCGTCGATTTCGAAGGCTCCTTTGCGCTGGTCCACGGCCGGTTCGACGGCGGGACGGCGCTGACGGCATCGGTGCCCTCGACGCGGCTGGCCGATGCGCCGGTTCCGGGCAGCCGGGCGGGGTTCGGGTTCGACGCGGGACATGCGGTGGTGCTGGGCGATGGGTGA
- a CDS encoding ABC transporter permease — MRPERIFGAMFWLYLMVFAAYLFAPLIIMGAASFNESRFPTVIPWQGTTTEWFAAMWADAAMWQSLWTSVLVAVCVVVIVVPVGTAAALVLTSLHARARSFAYAVMVSPLLTPGVVIGISTLILWRQMGVGGGVFLIVLAQSTFIICYVMLMVMARLQRFDRTQEEAALGLGANRVMVFRRVTLPFLRPALIASAGLAVLQSIENYNTTLFVRGFETPLTVFIATKVRTGLTPAVNALALIIIVATVIGAIAYEVARRRRAA; from the coding sequence ATGAGGCCGGAACGCATCTTCGGCGCCATGTTCTGGCTGTATCTGATGGTCTTCGCGGCCTATCTGTTCGCACCGCTGATCATCATGGGCGCGGCCAGCTTCAATGAAAGCCGCTTTCCCACGGTGATCCCGTGGCAGGGGACCACGACGGAATGGTTCGCCGCCATGTGGGCGGACGCGGCCATGTGGCAGTCGCTGTGGACGTCCGTGCTGGTTGCGGTCTGCGTGGTGGTGATCGTGGTGCCGGTGGGCACGGCGGCGGCGCTGGTCCTGACATCGCTGCATGCGCGGGCGCGCAGCTTTGCCTATGCGGTGATGGTGTCGCCCCTGCTGACGCCGGGGGTGGTGATCGGGATCTCGACCCTGATCCTGTGGCGGCAGATGGGCGTGGGCGGCGGGGTGTTCCTGATCGTGCTGGCGCAGTCCACCTTCATCATCTGCTATGTCATGCTGATGGTCATGGCCCGCCTGCAGCGGTTCGACCGCACGCAGGAGGAGGCGGCCCTGGGTCTCGGCGCCAACCGCGTGATGGTGTTCCGCCGCGTGACGCTGCCGTTCCTGCGGCCCGCGCTGATTGCGTCGGCGGGCCTCGCGGTGCTGCAATCGATCGAGAACTACAACACCACGCTGTTCGTGCGCGGGTTCGAGACGCCCCTGACCGTCTTCATCGCGACCAAGGTCCGCACCGGCCTGACGCCCGCGGTGAACGCATTGGCGCTGATCATCATCGTGGCCACGGTCATCGGTGCCATCGCCTATGAGGTCGCGCGGCGCCGGCGCGCGGCCTAG
- a CDS encoding ABC transporter permease has product MGDLKNRFGPGLSTIFLILVLFWLAVMVLAPNLMMIDYALRPNLPPAALGGPDDTYTLSNILYLAGEPTHRAIFFKTIWASGLVAAVTFAVCYPIAFWMAQRATTGQLAIAMMLIIIPFFINEVLRTLAWFIILAYRGPLNAVLTNIGLIDAPIRWQGDGGVLAAMVYAYILFMLLPIYNAIESLDKAQIEAARDLGASPWRIHTRVVIPHAKAGIATGFVFTFMLAAGSYVAPALLGSPGSRWFTEIIYNWFFEGGDWNRGAAYALVLLVLCLAVVLITLRLFRVNLTDVAK; this is encoded by the coding sequence ATGGGTGATCTGAAAAACCGTTTCGGACCGGGGCTTTCGACGATCTTCCTGATCCTTGTCCTGTTCTGGCTGGCCGTGATGGTCCTGGCCCCGAACCTGATGATGATCGACTATGCCCTGCGACCGAACCTGCCGCCCGCGGCGCTTGGGGGGCCGGACGACACCTATACGCTGTCGAACATCCTCTATCTTGCCGGAGAGCCCACGCACCGCGCGATCTTCTTCAAGACGATCTGGGCCAGCGGCCTGGTGGCGGCGGTGACCTTTGCCGTATGCTATCCCATTGCCTTCTGGATGGCGCAGCGGGCCACGACGGGGCAGCTGGCCATCGCGATGATGCTGATCATCATCCCCTTCTTCATCAACGAGGTGCTGCGGACGCTGGCCTGGTTCATCATCCTGGCCTATCGCGGGCCGCTGAACGCGGTGCTGACGAATATCGGCCTGATCGACGCACCGATCCGCTGGCAGGGCGACGGCGGCGTGCTGGCGGCGATGGTCTATGCCTATATCCTGTTCATGCTGCTGCCGATCTACAACGCCATCGAATCGCTGGACAAAGCCCAGATCGAGGCCGCCCGCGACCTGGGCGCGTCGCCCTGGCGCATCCATACCCGCGTGGTGATCCCCCATGCCAAGGCCGGGATCGCGACGGGTTTCGTGTTCACCTTCATGCTGGCCGCCGGCAGCTATGTCGCGCCCGCGCTGCTGGGATCGCCCGGCAGCCGATGGTTCACCGAGATCATCTACAACTGGTTCTTCGAGGGCGGCGACTGGAACCGCGGCGCGGCCTATGCGCTGGTGCTGCTGGTGCTGTGCCTGGCGGTCGTCCTGATCACCTTGCGGCTGTTCCGCGTCAACCTGACGGATGTCGCGAAATGA